A single Biomphalaria glabrata chromosome 2, xgBioGlab47.1, whole genome shotgun sequence DNA region contains:
- the LOC106062655 gene encoding biogenesis of lysosome-related organelles complex 1 subunit 2-like, with product MAEAVPGPESQDKSLKSRSSQETDRTPDKNKSDGSEPVSQETATPPSDVVELCRETFQKTAEYLQGELDGTIEDYKLLESMNKITMNKYAEMKQIALSVSGALNELNNKYNQLQPYLEQIDQIEESVAALEQVAYNLDQYSKKLENKFKALERR from the exons ATGGCTGAGGCAGTTCCAGGGCCAGAGTCACAAGACAAAAGTTTGAAATCTAGATCGAGTCAAGAAACAGATCGAACGCcggacaaaaataaaa GTGATGGGAGTGAACCTGTCAGCCAAGAAACTGCTACTCCACCTTCAGATGTTGTAGAACTTTGCAGAGAAACATTCCAGAAAACTGCAGAATATCTTCAAGGAGAATTAGATG gcACGATTGAAGATTACAAACTTCTGGAGAGTATGAATAAgattacaatgaataaatatgctGAGATGAAGCAGATTGCTCTTAGTGTCAGTGGAGCTCTGAATGagttaaataataaat ACAATCAGCTGCAGCCATATTTAGAACAAATTGACCAGATAGAAGAGAGCGTAGCTGCATTAGAGCAAGTAGCTTATAACTTAGATCAGTATTCCAAAAAACTAG aaaataaatttaaggCACTGGAGAGACGGTAG
- the LOC106062559 gene encoding thymidine kinase, cytosolic-like: MSSQFNPHVHLKNTSSGQIQIIFGPMFSGKTTELMRRMKRYQIANYRCLIIKYAKDIRYDLNGIATHDRQTLAAISAEILSDLQSEALKHDVIGIDEGQFFPDIVQFCDKLANQGKIVIVAALDGTFQKKGFGDILNLVPLAEHVLKLTAVCMNCYNEASFTKRKGSETEVEVIGGSEKYLAVCRQCFTSPNKKRTPLKPVNVNKETLSATTKKLFTNDETMEVENAPLL, from the exons atgtctTCCCAATTCAACCCgcatgtacatttaaaaaatacttcttctgGCCAAATTCAG attatTTTTGGACCAATGTTCTCTGGAAAAAC GACAGAGTTGATGAGGAGAATGAAACGGTATCAGATAGCAAACTACCGTTGTCTTATTATCAAATATGCTAAAGATATCCGTTATGATCTTAATGGAATTGCAACTCATGATAG GCAAACATTAGCGGCAATTTCAGCTGAAATATTGTCAGATCTTCAGTCTGAAGCCTTGAAACATGATGTAATTGGCATTGATGAAGGACAATTT TTTCCAGATATTGTTCAGTTTTGTGATAAACTGGCCAATCAAGGTAAAATTGTGATAGTTGCTGCACTGGATGGGACATTTCAAAAAAAG GGTTTCGGAGATATTCTAAATTTAGTCCCACTGGCTGAACATGTATTGAAGCTAACTGCTGTCTGTATGAACTGTTACAATGAGGCTTCGTTTACAAAACGAAAAGGATCAGAAACTGAG GTGGAGGTAATTGGAGGTTCAGAGAAGTATTTAGCAGTTTGCAGACAATGTTTTACCTCTCCCAACAAAAAGAGGACACCACTGAAGCCAGTAAATGTAAATAAGGAAACTTTGTCTGCTACCACCAAGAAATTGTTTACCAACGATGAGACAATGGAGGTAGAGAATGCACCACTACTGTAA